The Phycodurus eques isolate BA_2022a chromosome 17, UOR_Pequ_1.1, whole genome shotgun sequence nucleotide sequence CgtctttttctttgtgtgaCCTTTGACCACGAATGGCGGCGAACTTATTTTTTACACTGGTATGACAATGTTAGACTGTGACTTAAAACGTGGCCTGCACAGTTAATTACGCCGCAGTGATGACCACAGTTTGACTCTTTTTTGACTTACATTATTTCCTCTGGGAAAATTTGCTAGCAAATGCAAGATTGACTTCTTGTTACTTCTGACGTATATCAGCTTAAATGCGCAAATGTGTCTGAAAACAATTTGTGAACATTACGCTGGCCGCAGTTTGACCCCGGAACGGATCGCGCGCGCGTCTGACCTGTTCTCCACTTCGACGACCTCCTCCTCGATGTCAAAGTCGTTGACCACGTCGTCATTCTCGGGGGGGGGCGCTAAAACCTCCTCCTGCGCCCGAGCAAAAACAGTCAGACGTTCACAAGAAGCAGGAGGGAGAAGAAaagggtggaggaggaggagaagaagaaagagagggagaaggggggaaacaagaaaagaaaagacaggaggaggaggaataaGATGATGAGTGAAGAGGCGGAAGagggagaaaagaagagaaggagcggcagaggaggaggacaggatggaaaacaaaaaaacaagaaaaaggagaaagagaagaacaagaaaaaagaaagaaaatggcaaATGAGGGGAGGAGAGGGAGGGAAAAGATGAAGCAAggagaaaagaaggaaaagagAAGATGGAGACGCAAGAGACAGAAGGAAATGCAGGAGAAGAAGGGAGAAGCTACAAGGGAGAGAGAAGTTGGAAAAAGAGAAGATTGCATGAGgatgacgaagaggaggagcgtgtgcgtgcgtctgACCAGGCCTTCCTCCCTGGTGCCCATCATCATGATCTTGGTGTTGGGCTTCAGCTTGAGCGAGCCCAACTTCACTTGGTCCTCCGCCGCTTTCCCTGACGCACAAAAAGAGTTGAGGATAAACGGCCGCGCTTCCCCccggaaaaagggaaaaaaaggacaagaaaAGGATCCAATTGAGCGAGCCGCGGGTGCCCGGCCGCTCCGCTGTATTCGATGAATCCTTTGTTcatattatatattacatattttattgtttgtccGCCGTCTCAATGAATATTGCCCCCCCAATCACGAcacattgaaaatatttgagTCCACTTTGTACTACTACAGAGCGAGTCAATGTTGTTCATCATTGTACTTGctgttgcattgtgggatacaaCCTTTGCTCCCTCCACCCTCACTACATACGGGGGAGTTTACCTTTGACCTTGAGCCCGAGCAGCTTCTGTCTCTCGGGCAGCACGCCGGTCAGCGCCTTGATGGACTGCTTGAGGTCCATGACGGTGTCCTCCTCGCACAGGGACGTGATGGCGTACTCGTGGCCGCCCCACTTGATGATCACGGACACGGACATGGTCctcacgcgcgcgcgcacgccttacagccacacacgcacacgcacgcactgcAGTACAACAAAGTGAGACGTTGCCGGTCACGTTGATGTTTTTAGCCAAGGCGGCTAACTGGCTAGCAAACCCGGCGAGCTAGGCGGATAACATTAGCTCGTCGTCAGCCTCACCTGGCGGAGCGAGTTAGCATGTGATGCTAACATGAGACGCGCGACGAACGGGCCGTGGTGACGACTGGCACAGAGTCCGCCCGCTTTCTTCCTCTTCATGCGACGACGCGAGCGACAAAAAGAGCGAAAAGAGAGCAAACCGAGGCTCCTGAAGCGCCTCCTGCCGGTAGTGACGTACAACAAAGCCTCGTCGTCATGGTAACCGCGCGGCTCGCCCAGCGTTCCACACGTAGATAGGAACACGAGATGAGCTAGCGTGCTGTTGCAGCCCCTCGAGCCGGCGTGACTCCGCGGtggccatgttggtgggggcgAAGTACCCATCCAAGGCAATgcgtggacattgaaattaagtcgtaaatTGTTCAATTCTCAACTGTTTTTCgtaaggtttactttttttgtcaatacattacaataagatttggaaaaataaagaaaagaaaaacggtatatgtattttataaccGATAAAAGGTCACTCTCAGTTCCCTGGTCGCATTGTACAACTTGTACGCAACCGTATACGGCGCAATGTGCTAACGTGCTCCttggtcttttgtttttctcgccatccacacacacacacggaacgCACTGACGGCTACTACTTCCCGAGCTTAGCGTCGCTTGAGGCACGCGTCTCCAAAGTGGCGTGTCGTATCTACCAATTCAAACGGCGTTCCGCCCACAGGCACAGGCACAGGctagatatacagtactgtagatTCATTTCCCAGCGCAGGAACTTCCTTAGCTTGAACTTGAGTCGCTTGAGTTCCCCCTGTGTCCCCACCGGAAAAAAACCGAGCAAGGTACAGAAGGTTCCCCCTGGCGGGCAGGGTCTTCCTCGCGCTCCCAGGAACTCTTTGCGGGGCCGGCCTGTGCTGACGAacgctgattggctgacagacctctgtaggcGTTTACGTTTCCGTTCCCACAGCCGCCATTACCGGACGCCGCGTTACGCGAGGCTAGAAACACGacgattaaaatacattgaaaacacCGGTCTTTCCGTTTTCCCGCCGGGCCGCTCTCGGCCGACTCGGTCCCGCTAAGGAGCGGGGGTCCGAGCCCGGCCGGGTCAGAGGAGACAACGCCGGCGTGAGACCCTCTGATGCGCCCATGCAGTCAGTAGCAGCGGGGGgggaaatacaaatcaaaaacCTTCCGTTCACAAAGAAATATTCGCAATGTGcagtctgtttttgttgtgctcaaatttgtagtggaactgtGTCAGGCTTCAGACTCATGTCCCTATTGCatttctcatccatccattttctgtagccaCGAaagtggcgggcgtgctggagcctatcccagctatgttcgggcgagggggtacaccctcaacccgtcgccagccaatcgcaggtcacatagaaaccattcgcacctacgggcaatttagagtcgtcaaatgaacctagcatgcgtgtttttgggatgcgggagtgcccgaagaaaagccacgcaggcacggcgagaacatgcaaactccacacgggcggggccggatttgaacccgcaacctcacaactgtgaggcagatgtgataaccagtctcccaccgtgccgccctattgCATTTCCCAGTTGCTAAATCACATCgatagtcatctgcaggctttttcatttattgatatgtgttttcatttcaaaagacACGTTTTTCTGATGTCTTGGCATTCAGGCAATTCCATTTGTCTTAATGCAGGTTCCCCAGCTTTCGAGAACATACGCTCACTtttaggtatgtcatctcaataaaatacaatcaataGATTCaaatttaggcggcacggtgggacactggttagagcatctgccgcccagttctgaggttgcgggcttcaaatcccggccccgcctgtgtggagtttgcatgttctccccgtgcccgcgtggcttttctccgggcactccggtttcctcccacgtccccaaaacatgcctgCTAGGTCGACTGAAGAGTCGAAatggcccgtaggtgcgaatggttgtttgtttctatgtgccctgcgattggctggcgaccggttcagggtgtaccccgcctctcggccgaagattgctgggatgggcttcagcacgcccgcgacccgcttGAGGATAAGAAGctcggaagatgaatgaatgaatgagtattCAAATTAATCGAAATGaacctgtatataataaaactccctACTTCAAAGACTGTCTGCAGGCACGTCGGGATTCAAAATGTGAATCAGTTCTACAtttcctcacctggataaagggttgtatccaaaatatttgacatttcGATTAAGATATAAAATCAGACATTCatttgaaagcttgaaatagCAGCATTTTTTAgatccagtaggtgtcagtaatgagcaacatTTGCTTCAACTACCCTGAACTAATCATTAGTGTGACGGAAACGCAAACCTTTTGCTATAGCAGGAAttcaaagttcctgggctgcTTGTTGCGGATGGAAATTTTGCAAAGGTGAAAAGAGGTATTGTATTTACGCTAGACttgaattttccaaaatgtaattGTCGAGCGGGGTTGGTGGGATTTGGGATTGCATTTTTGGGaaaccaatttttattttaggggggcctaaaacaatacaattttgcCCCAAACACATAGTACCAAATAATTTGGGGGGTTTGTGCCCCTGTTTTGAGCATCCACATCCACGGAGCCCTGAAATCAGCATCTGCGCATGCGTAATCCcggttgttgctgctgctgcctcCTCCTGTGATGGCGTCTGAGCGAGATGCTCGGCTCGGCCGCCTCCTGTGAGCTCGACGCGGCTCCGTCAAACTCGGGCGGGCGATGCCCCGCTAAAATGCTCCGTGCCCCCGCCGGAAAGAAGAAGCACCCCACCGAGGCTCGTGCGCGCACCCTCAACGGCGGCCTTCACGCGTAAATTGGACCTTTTCGGCCATTTTGAACCTGTTCATCAAGTAGCTGGCGAGCTCCGTGCTAGCcggctaaactaagctaagctaaactaaAGATGGGTTATCTGAAACGGCGAGTAAAGCACCATAAAGCTCTTTAGTCTTTATGTGACTGATTTATATTCGCGAGTTTAACCGAAGAAGATGTGCGGTGCGGTGACGTCACTTTGTTTGACAAACTCGCTAGCTAGGCTAAGCAAGGCTAGCTGTTAGCTCGAGTTGTTGGCGCCGTGCCTTCTGATGCGGACACATCGTTGTATTCAATCTTGGTTTGTAATCATAATTAATACATATTAAGTAATTATAGTAACCCTAGTGTATGAACGAAACATGTATTCGTGTTTAGATTCTTCAGTAAATGTCAGCGAAACGTTGGAGATTgtcggacggacggacggacggagaGGTTACTCGAGTTCACGTGGGCATCGACGCCAATCCACCAAAGTGTCGCCGATCACGCTAACCTCAGTACGAGTACACGGATTAGgtgattaaaatacagtagacgACCGTGATGGAGTTATGTAAGTAGCACTGGCGCTGACTATTATGCAACGCgacatcattttgttgttgggATGACGACAGTGCATGCGAGTCTCTCAAAATGAAAACCGAATGCTTGGCGATGTTTCCTACAATGTTCGAATGTTGTGCAGACACACGAGCGTCATACAACCCTAATATATAGATTCTACATTTAATTAGTTCACCGTtttatcatctttattttgagCCTCATCAACAAATGATTTCTCCCGTCTGTCTGttattaaaaatcaaatgtttgcccACCCTTGCGTAAAAGTATGATTTTTGGCATGTAAACAGGCGCGTAACATAGGAACAAGGAACTTGTTCTCGTGTCATGGTGTGCAGTTGACACggttttcatttagttttttattatAACGATCATAGTTTTTGTGCAAACTGTGACAAGTGTCAAACGTGACAAACTGTAATGTATGCCAATGAGttagatgacaaaaaaagattattatCACAGTTACTTCAGTGTGGTCCGCCACCTGCTCCTTGTGTAAAATGTCCTGTTGAGATTTGGCGCAAATCAAAGTGACTTGACATGTCAGCAACCTTGAAACTGCCTCGTCTTGTGCCGCAGCGTCCCGTCCTAGCGCTCTGCCGTGCCCGCCGATCGGTGGGAGGGCCGCGGCGGCCATGGCGGTGAAGGAGCGCGTGGAGGCGGTGCTGAACGTGGGCCTGCGCGTGCCCAGTATCATGCTGCTGGACGTCCTGTACCGCTGGGACGTGAGCTCCTTCTTCCAGAAGGTTCAGCGATCCAGCCTGTCCAACAACCCGCTCTTCCAGTACAAGTACCTGGCGCTCTACCTGCACTACGTGGGTCAGTTTATTGCTCAGGATGATGTTTGGGGGGGATtagcttttcattttggcggGCTCCCGTGTTCAAAGCACTGCGCCGCTGGCGCCAAACGACGTGGATCTCATTTGCAAAAGTGCAGCCGGTGCTGACAAAGCGATGCGAGTCAATGTTGGCGCAAAAAAAGCAGCTTGAAAGCTCGTTTACAAGCGAAACTTGTTTTGAGTAATGtcgttgttatttttttaaatgatgtaacAGGTTACATCCTGAGCCTGGTCCTGCTCACACTGCCCCGTCAGCACCTGGTCAAGCTTTACCTCTACGTTCTCACCGCCCTGCTGCTCTTTGCCGGCCACCAGGTGTCCAGGTACGCAAGCGCAAGCGCACACGTGCACGTGCGCACAGTGTACAGGGCTTGAATGCGTCCGTCTTGCGTTGTGGTCAGGGATTACGTGCGCAGCGAGCTGGAGTCGGGCCACGAGGGCGCCGTGTACCTGGAGCCGCTCTCCATGAACAGATTCGCCACGGCGCTCGTAGGTAAGACGGTCACGTGACCGCACGGGAGGAAGGCGACGCCTCGCGCTGCCCGCCGAGGTCCGGAACGAGCCCGCCGCTGCCGCGATGTGTTTCCGTCGTCGTGCTAATAATAGAACGCACGGCGTGCTGAAGTCAGCGTAAATGTGCTTCCACcttccattgtgtgtgtgtttgtgtgtgtgtgtgcgtgcatgcgcgcgtgtgacttgtttgtgtgtgcgtgtgaactGTTTGACTGTCGTGTGTGCACACGTGACTTTAGTTTGTGTACGTgagtgcgtgcgcgcgcacccGTGACTttagtttgtgtgcatgtgacttgtatttgactgttgtgtgtgtgtgtgtgtgtgtgtgtgtgtgtgtgtgtgtggttccaGGTCAACTGGTGGTGTGCACACTGTGCTCGTGCGTGATGCAGACCAAGCGCATCTGGCTGTTCTCGGCCCACCTGCTCCCCTTGGTGGCCCGTCTGTGCCTGGTGCCTCTGGAGACCATCGTGTTCATCAACAAGTTCTCCATGATCTTCACGGGCCTGGAGGTCATCTACTTCCTGGCGTCCAACCTGCTGGTGCCCTACAACCTGGCCAAGACGGCGTACCGCGAGCTGGTTCAGGCgagtgcggcggcggcgggtgAACAATCTTTTCGGAGGTTTTTCGTTCACGCGCAACAAAAGCAAGTAACGCGTGACGTGTTCCAAATATCAAAGAGGAGGTAGAACATTTTTCATACACATTTGTAAACAGGAACAGGGGCATCTAGTCTTAGCTTAGCAATGAGCATGGCGTccctgtttttcctcatgttaaTTCCTCCTTGTCCTCCCTTTCTGATAGCGATACTTGGCACAAGTGAAGCTTATTTGCTGCCACGGAAGCGATGGTTAGTGACTTATGCGGCGTTGACATCGGACGGCAGGCGAACGTTTGCCTCCGCGTCTCGACGTCGTATTCAGCTGCGTTAGCTGTAGCTCGTAGGTAGCGGGCCAGCGCATAATAGCGTGCGACAAGCATCCCCCGTAGTACCCGAACAGCAGAAAGCAGCAAGGTTGGGCAACTGTTCAACGTGGACGTGCCGttcgtttgttttttatttgtatttgcaatCCAGTGCAAACAACCGTATTCAGGCCGTGATTTTCGCTTGGGTCATAACATCCCCTTTGGGCCATTTTATTTCGGTCTGAAACTGAAAAAGCACATTTGGGCCATTTTCCGCTGaaattttggtgcatcactaatataaagtatcaaatattgttttacaacaatactgaactatatttataatttataatgtgcTTGTGGATGAAAATGTGAAGCTTATACCATGCTGGGTCTGCAGGGCTCGAGACTGCCACCAAACTGCAAAGATTGTCTTCTTAATTTGACAatcgttttcatttcactcattattacAAACAGTCATGTGCAAAGGGTTTAAATAACTTTATGAATCTAGCGAAGCTAACATTCTATTATATACacctatatccatccatttatccatcttTACATCTATGTTTAAAGTAACTAGTTCCAACCTTGTTTGTATCACATACATATGACGATACTGCATGTGCAAAGATGGAAAGCTCAGGCTCCCTATACAGAGGCTTGTGTcggaaaacaaactatcattcaaataaagtgcaataattgcaGCAGTTATGGTTTatccatgttctgtttgggaatatgattttaaatggtttgtaaattgctttgttttgcttgtaaataattatcaaaatagtaTGAACAATCATAAACGATACTTTCATATGGTTGGCGTAATGCTCAAAATGAAGTAACCTTTTCCAGGGGGAAAAGGAGGCCTCGCTAGAAGAACAAGCCCCTCTGACtcgaacaaatgatcaaataaaagtcgaggctttttttttttttttttttaattttatgtatttatttattttatatatttaattgacctgttttgtctgctagtgcttgttgcagacaaacttctTGTTCATGGTAACATAATTAGCAAATATCGTGTTGCGAGTCACTGTTAAGTGCTGGTGCcaccaactgaaaaagttggtcaaACCAGTGCAACGAATGCAAAAGTCTGCCAACTAAATTGGAGCCAGCCAGCCTCTTTTTGAAATATTCACCCACCCATTCATATTCACTCTTCTGCCTCAactattcattttattattctttttatttaacctttatttagccaGGAAAAGCTTCATACGGGGGACCCCCGCACACTTGCGCTCCGGCAcccgcagattcacctatttgccgattttgttttcaaacttttttttttcaatttcactttttttgtttgttgttgtgggaAATGCTTATTAGCGATCTATCCCTACTTATTCACGTATATTTCTTGGCttaaatatgttttgaaataaaCAGCAAATAGCGGGCGTCGCCCGTACATGTGAACCTGCCGCGTTTTCACGCGGCGGGTTCTCCCGCACGGAGGAGTCGCTCCGTCGGTCGGTGCTCTGCGGGTGTGCGGTGACGGTTTGTTCCGGTGGGGTTCCAGGTGGTGGAGGTCTACGGTCTGCTAGCGCTCGGGATGTCCTTGTGGAACCAGCTGGTCCTGCCTGTCCTCTTCATGTGCTTCTGGCTGCTGCTCTTCGCCCTGCAGATCTACTCGTACTTCAGCACCCGAGACCGCCCCGTCTCCAGAGAgaggctcctcttcctcttcctcaccaGGTGCGCGCGCTCGCTGCGTCCGTCGCCGTCGTGGCCGCGCGTGTGCGTAAAGCCTGTTTGTGCCTCCCGAGCAGCGTGGCCGAGTGCTGCAGTACGCCGTACTCGCTCTTGGGCCTGGTCTTCACCGTGTCCTTCATCGCGCTGGGCGTCCTCACGCTCTGCAAGTTCTACCTGCAGGGCTACCGAGCCTTCATCAACGACAACACCATGCACAGGTGGGCGCGGCAGGCGCGCACACGCTACCTTTTttctattgttcttttttttcctcagtttCGGGTAACCTTGCCTACAGTTTTTCAAGCTCGGGAAGTTCAATACTCGTCTTAGTTTGGACCATTTCGAGCTATTCATTGGAGGTGGACGACTTGacgttcaattaaaaaaaaattaagaaatgtttttaataacccTAGAAAAAAAATAGCGTGCGCACTCAACAGCAGCCTTGCGTTTCCTGTGCCCAGGGGCGTGACGGAGGGCATCACCCTGCTGATCCTGGCCGTCCAGACGGGACTGATTGAGCTGCAGGTGATCCACCGAGCCTTCCTCCTGTCCATCATCCTCTTCATCGTGGTGGCCTCCATCCTGCAGTCCATGCTGGAGATCGCCGACCCCATTGTGCTGGCACTGGGGGCGTCCAGGGACAAGTAGGTGCCGCGGGCGGCGTTGCCCTCGCGCCCGGCTGCGTCCTGATCACGGTCGTTTTTCTCACGCCTCTTCCCGTCAGGAGTTTGTGGAAGCACTTCCGGGCCGTGTCGCTGTGCCTCTTCCTGCTGGTCTTCCCGGCCTACATGGCCTACATGATCTGCCAGTTCTTCCAGATGGACTTCTggctcctcatcatcatctcgTCCTCCGTCCTCACGTCGCTGCAGGTGACCGTGCGCATGCGCCGCACCGGTGAACGCGGGCCTTAGCGTGAGCGGGTGTGTCAAGTTTGTGTGGCCGCGTTCAGGTGCTGGGCACGCTGCTGATCTACGTGCTGTTCATGGTGGAGGAGTTCCGCAAGGCTCCCGTGGAGAACATGGACGAAGTCATCTACTGCGTCAACGGAATGTACAGGCTGCTGGAGTTCCTGGTACGGGCGCACGTGCGTTGCGGCCGGCGTGTTTGTTATAGCAGCGTTTGTCCGCCAGGTGGCGGTGTGCGTGGTGTGCTACGGCGTGTCGGAGACGGTGTTCGGCGAGTGGAGCGTGATGGGCGGCACCATCATCCTGGTGCACTCGTACTACAACGTGTGGCTGCGGGCGCAGTTGGGCTGGCAGAGCTTCCTGCTGCGCCGTGACGCCGTCAACAAGATCAAGAGCCTCCCCGCCGCCAGCGCCGCGCAGCTGCGACGCTACAACGACATCTGCGCCATCTGCTACCAGGTCGCCGCCCGCCGTTGCCCTTCGCGCCGGCTTCTCGCGTCGACGTGTGCCGTGTCGCATTAATGTCTCGTTAACGTGCGTGCGGCCTCTCGGGTGAGGCGTCGTACGTCGGTACGTTGCCTTGGAGTGTCACCTCGACGTGCTCCGTGTCGCCATCTTGTGTGGCTTCTCGCGTTGCTGTGTCGCGCCCACGTCTAATGTGCCGTCTCGTTTTCCCCTCAGGACCTGACCAGCGCCGTCATCACGCCGTGCAGCCATTTCTTCCACGCAGGCTGTCTGAAGAAGTGGCTGTACGTGCAGGAGACGTGTCCGCTCTGTCACGCTCAACTCAAGAGCCAATCGGCCGACTCGCCCCCGGCCGAACGCGTGCCCGCGGGACAGGAAGAGGAGAAGGCTGCGGACGACCAAGGAGCTTCATCTTCTGCGTGCGGCCGGTCGTCGGGGTCCTCCTCTGACCAGACTGACGCGCCCCCCTCGTCTCCCGCCGCGGCTTCCCGTCCGGAAGGAAGCGGCGGCGCGGCGGGCGGAGCCTCGGCCGAACCAGGCGTCCCTTTGGGCGGTCTGGTGTCTCTGAGCCCCGCTCGCATGTGACATCGTCGTTACCTCAGATGACATCACAGCTGATGTCGTTGACATTTGAACGCACTTGTTCCGTGCAGTCCGGTGTCACAGCACACGTCGGAATTCTTGCGTAGCGGACCGCGATAGTCCCTAAAATGTCCACCGGAAATCCCGACGCGGCGAGTTCGGGGAACCGGCGGTCGCCGCGTTCGCGATGGTTCGCTCATCTCCCCAACTCCCCGATCACCACGTCGGGATTTTCACAGAATGACGAAGAAGACGACGATGCATGCGTGAGCGCCTGCACGTTTCCACGGTTACCAAAGCATCTCGAGGATCTTTCTCCCTCTCTGACGTGCGGCAACCTTTTGCACCGTCGTCATTTCTACGACATGTCACTTGACCTTTGCCCCCGGCCCGTATGACGCGCCCTCGGCCGGTGTGATCGCTCCGCTGTCCGGAGCGGGATCGGCGAGACGCGGACGGCGCCCGTTACCTTCACGCAGTGTTAGCGCCGTTCCGAATGAATACATGcgcaatgaaaatgtatgatgAACGCCGCCAATCAAAACatcttttccaaaaaaaaagatgaaatgtcAACTTTGTTTTGCACGAGTTTGTGAGGACTCCACTGGCGATGGCGGTTTCCACTTTTGATTAAGATGAAAAGATGGGCCAGGTCGTGTGTAACCAGGTCAAAAAAAGAACAGCGGCTCAAATGTGCACGTAAGATATATGCCAAAATAATTGATGCTCATTTTAAGTTTCTTCAGGGTTCATTCCTGGGGCCGCATGTAACGATTTCAATAATTTTTCAGATGAATCGCcgaaaaacaataacataaatccatccctttattgaaaaacaggacattatttgaaATTGAAAGTGCACAAAGTGATGATGATTCACTTCCTGGTTTGGTGCGAACATCTTTCCAaggtaaaagcagatgtttacaaatgtcttattttggaaaaacaaagacaacctGCAGCAAAATAGGTGTCGATTAATTTGCTAAGTGATTAGAGTTGAACCTCTGATTCTAATAATCAACTgtttaataaaattgtaaaatgtgctACATGTATAAAATTCTTGTTTTAGTTTTGCTTCAGCCGGctcggtggacgaccggttagcacatctgcctcgcagttctgaggttgcgggttcaaatcccggccccgcctgtgtggagtttgcatgttctccccgcgcctgcgtggcttttctccgggcaatccggtttcctcccacatcccgaaaacacgcgtgctaggttgattgaagacgctgagttgcccgtaggtgcgaatggttgtttgttcctttgtgccctgcgattgactggcgactggTTCGGGGTTTACCTGGCGTCTCGCcggaagatagctgcgataggctccagcagcccgcgaccctaatgaggaagaTAACCAATAGTTTGAAGGGAAGcgtccacaaaaaaaacaaccaagttGCACCAGCAGCAGTTCG carries:
- the LOC133415670 gene encoding RING finger protein 145-like isoform X2, which codes for MELSSRPSALPCPPIGGRAAAAMAVKERVEAVLNVGLRVPSIMLLDVLYRWDVSSFFQKVQRSSLSNNPLFQYKYLALYLHYVGYILSLVLLTLPRQHLVKLYLYVLTALLLFAGHQVSRDYVRSELESGHEGAVYLEPLSMNRFATALVGQLVVCTLCSCVMQTKRIWLFSAHLLPLVARLCLVPLETIVFINKFSMIFTGLEVIYFLASNLLVPYNLAKTAYRELVQVVEVYGLLALGMSLWNQLVLPVLFMCFWLLLFALQIYSYFSTRDRPVSRERLLFLFLTSVAECCSTPYSLLGLVFTVSFIALGVLTLCKFYLQGYRAFINDNTMHRGVTEGITLLILAVQTGLIELQVIHRAFLLSIILFIVVASILQSMLEIADPIVLALGASRDKSLWKHFRAVSLCLFLLVFPAYMAYMICQFFQMDFWLLIIISSSVLTSLQVLGTLLIYVLFMVEEFRKAPVENMDEVIYCVNGMYRLLEFLVAVCVVCYGVSETVFGEWSVMGGTIILVHSYYNVWLRAQLGWQSFLLRRDAVNKIKSLPAASAAQLRRYNDICAICYQDLTSAVITPCSHFFHAGCLKKWLYVQETCPLCHAQLKSQSADSPPAERVPAGQEEEKAADDQGASSSACGRSSGSSSDQTDAPPSSPAAASRPEGSGGAAGGASAEPGVPLGGLVSLSPARM
- the LOC133415670 gene encoding RING finger protein 145-like isoform X3, whose protein sequence is MAVKERVEAVLNVGLRVPSIMLLDVLYRWDVSSFFQKVQRSSLSNNPLFQYKYLALYLHYVGYILSLVLLTLPRQHLVKLYLYVLTALLLFAGHQVSRDYVRSELESGHEGAVYLEPLSMNRFATALVGQLVVCTLCSCVMQTKRIWLFSAHLLPLVARLCLVPLETIVFINKFSMIFTGLEVIYFLASNLLVPYNLAKTAYRELVQVVEVYGLLALGMSLWNQLVLPVLFMCFWLLLFALQIYSYFSTRDRPVSRERLLFLFLTSVAECCSTPYSLLGLVFTVSFIALGVLTLCKFYLQGYRAFINDNTMHRGVTEGITLLILAVQTGLIELQVIHRAFLLSIILFIVVASILQSMLEIADPIVLALGASRDKSLWKHFRAVSLCLFLLVFPAYMAYMICQFFQMDFWLLIIISSSVLTSLQVLGTLLIYVLFMVEEFRKAPVENMDEVIYCVNGMYRLLEFLVAVCVVCYGVSETVFGEWSVMGGTIILVHSYYNVWLRAQLGWQSFLLRRDAVNKIKSLPAASAAQLRRYNDICAICYQDLTSAVITPCSHFFHAGCLKKWLYVQETCPLCHAQLKSQSADSPPAERVPAGQEEEKAADDQGASSSACGRSSGSSSDQTDAPPSSPAAASRPEGSGGAAGGASAEPGVPLGGLVSLSPARM
- the LOC133415670 gene encoding RING finger protein 145-like isoform X1, which encodes MYSCLDSSVNVSETLEIVGRTDGRRGYSSSRGHRRQSTKVSPITLTSVRVHGLASRPSALPCPPIGGRAAAAMAVKERVEAVLNVGLRVPSIMLLDVLYRWDVSSFFQKVQRSSLSNNPLFQYKYLALYLHYVGYILSLVLLTLPRQHLVKLYLYVLTALLLFAGHQVSRDYVRSELESGHEGAVYLEPLSMNRFATALVGQLVVCTLCSCVMQTKRIWLFSAHLLPLVARLCLVPLETIVFINKFSMIFTGLEVIYFLASNLLVPYNLAKTAYRELVQVVEVYGLLALGMSLWNQLVLPVLFMCFWLLLFALQIYSYFSTRDRPVSRERLLFLFLTSVAECCSTPYSLLGLVFTVSFIALGVLTLCKFYLQGYRAFINDNTMHRGVTEGITLLILAVQTGLIELQVIHRAFLLSIILFIVVASILQSMLEIADPIVLALGASRDKSLWKHFRAVSLCLFLLVFPAYMAYMICQFFQMDFWLLIIISSSVLTSLQVLGTLLIYVLFMVEEFRKAPVENMDEVIYCVNGMYRLLEFLVAVCVVCYGVSETVFGEWSVMGGTIILVHSYYNVWLRAQLGWQSFLLRRDAVNKIKSLPAASAAQLRRYNDICAICYQDLTSAVITPCSHFFHAGCLKKWLYVQETCPLCHAQLKSQSADSPPAERVPAGQEEEKAADDQGASSSACGRSSGSSSDQTDAPPSSPAAASRPEGSGGAAGGASAEPGVPLGGLVSLSPARM